The Rhodocytophaga rosea genome has a segment encoding these proteins:
- a CDS encoding sensor histidine kinase, with product MRLLISFYLLVSVSVAFAQNPLVLHGKLNEPLTDLSAYTWFYQDNSGDTLPLSVIQARHFQPFSQKRNERTSFSERSVIVTWLRFTIQNTHPHDTLHLYHRTGMHSIITTYENNKLINHVGQIIPGGLIKGSKPRKPYRHETLLRIPPLATQTYFVRVVDFQVSIFPVSSEIHTPSESIENNYDHAVMHYPLLAAMGVLLGCLLFMSLYALYSFLLTHDRVYLYYFLYVFCSLLICFHSVDNRFGLRLLFQHYPTLNPYYPGPLHPAVITIFYSLFIFKIAAIRLQSTLSIWAVRIMLSILILQELISLMDSVRGWPLFENNMIYAYGLLPSGLTTLFLIGLVIKSRSPLRYYILAGILSLLCFTLLPMQINFNFADLSPQLDSFVNLFPFWMLVGLSLEALCFILALAYRGRLIELEKRQIQENYARELEMQLVNRTQEIQEQNRQLEAQRLQQMETEFERKLADSEMIALRAQMNPHFIFNCLNSIKLYTLQNDSEQASEYLTKFARLIRLVLENSRAELVTLRNELEALQLYIELEAMRFKHKVKFTIDLSTEVDSQYLKIPPLLLQPYVENAIWHGLMHKTEGGKVTIHLSQPTEHLLRIEITDDGVGRAKAAQLKSKSAGKQKSFGMQVTADRIRMINELYNTHTQTQILDMIDSFGEPCGTKVVLEIPVS from the coding sequence ATGCGTTTACTTATATCATTTTATTTATTAGTATCCGTTTCTGTTGCTTTTGCGCAGAATCCGCTTGTATTGCATGGGAAGTTGAACGAGCCTCTAACCGACCTATCTGCTTACACCTGGTTCTATCAAGATAATTCTGGTGATACTTTACCTTTATCAGTCATACAAGCCAGGCATTTTCAGCCTTTTTCTCAAAAACGCAATGAAAGGACTTCCTTTTCTGAGCGTTCAGTGATTGTTACCTGGCTAAGGTTTACAATTCAGAACACACACCCTCATGATACCTTACACCTGTACCACCGGACCGGGATGCATTCTATTATTACCACTTACGAAAACAATAAGTTAATAAACCATGTAGGACAAATAATTCCCGGTGGATTGATAAAGGGTAGCAAACCTCGCAAGCCTTACCGCCATGAAACCTTGCTACGCATTCCTCCTTTAGCTACACAAACCTATTTTGTACGGGTAGTAGATTTTCAGGTGAGTATTTTTCCTGTCAGTTCGGAAATACATACCCCTAGTGAGAGTATAGAAAATAATTATGACCATGCGGTGATGCATTACCCATTGCTCGCAGCTATGGGTGTGCTGCTGGGTTGCCTGCTGTTTATGTCACTCTATGCTTTGTATTCCTTTCTCCTTACTCATGACAGAGTATACCTTTATTACTTTTTATATGTTTTCTGCTCTCTACTGATTTGTTTCCATTCTGTGGATAACCGTTTTGGCTTACGCCTGCTTTTTCAGCATTATCCTACACTTAATCCTTACTATCCAGGTCCCTTGCATCCAGCTGTTATTACCATTTTTTACAGCCTGTTTATTTTCAAAATAGCAGCTATCCGTTTACAATCGACTCTTTCTATCTGGGCAGTCAGAATAATGCTTAGTATACTGATACTTCAAGAATTGATTAGTCTGATGGATTCTGTTAGAGGGTGGCCCCTTTTTGAAAATAATATGATTTATGCATATGGACTTTTACCTTCGGGATTAACCACTCTGTTTTTAATTGGACTGGTAATAAAAAGCCGCTCCCCTCTCAGATATTATATCCTGGCAGGCATACTGAGTTTGTTATGCTTTACCCTGTTGCCGATGCAGATAAATTTCAATTTTGCTGATTTATCTCCTCAACTGGACAGCTTTGTAAATCTTTTCCCTTTCTGGATGCTGGTAGGCCTGTCTCTGGAAGCCTTATGTTTTATTCTGGCCTTAGCTTACCGGGGAAGGCTGATTGAACTTGAAAAACGGCAGATACAAGAAAATTATGCCCGGGAACTGGAAATGCAGTTAGTAAACCGTACCCAGGAAATTCAGGAGCAAAACCGTCAACTGGAAGCACAGCGGCTACAACAAATGGAAACTGAATTTGAGCGCAAACTGGCCGACAGCGAGATGATTGCCTTACGGGCACAAATGAATCCGCATTTTATTTTTAATTGCCTGAACTCCATTAAGCTCTATACCCTGCAAAATGATTCTGAGCAGGCCTCAGAGTATTTAACAAAGTTTGCCCGGCTTATCCGGCTGGTATTAGAAAACTCGCGTGCTGAACTGGTTACGCTCCGCAACGAACTGGAAGCGCTGCAACTCTACATAGAATTAGAAGCCATGCGTTTCAAACATAAAGTAAAGTTTACGATTGACCTTTCTACAGAGGTAGATAGCCAGTACCTGAAAATACCTCCTCTACTTCTTCAGCCTTACGTAGAAAATGCCATCTGGCACGGGCTGATGCACAAGACCGAAGGCGGTAAAGTCACTATACATCTATCTCAGCCCACAGAACATCTGCTTCGCATTGAAATTACCGACGATGGTGTAGGTAGGGCCAAGGCAGCACAGCTTAAAAGTAAGTCAGCCGGGAAACAGAAATCTTTTGGAATGCAGGTAACTGCCGACCGCATCCGGATGATTAACGAACTCTATAACACTCATACACAAACGCAAATTCTGGATATGATAGATAGTTTTGGTGAGCCTTGCGGCACGAAAGTGGTGCTGGAGATACCTGTTTCCTGA
- a CDS encoding cupin domain-containing protein, translating to MKRRKFLQASLIAAPLAANVPISVPDERKNKAFKVSAGEGRYHGHIQIKGLNRNSLDLKVSGKDTAGDLAIYQSTLMSPKSGPPLHIHFYQDEIFYVLEGEYLFQVGEEKYELKPGDTIFLPRNVPHTWVQLHDTGKMLVVLQPAGKMEEFFLKVASLDHEATPGEMAKIIEAHDQKVVGPPLKVD from the coding sequence ATGAAACGTAGAAAATTTTTACAAGCCAGCCTGATTGCCGCTCCTCTGGCAGCTAATGTCCCTATTTCTGTTCCGGATGAAAGAAAGAATAAAGCCTTTAAAGTAAGTGCTGGCGAAGGAAGATATCATGGCCATATTCAAATAAAGGGTCTCAACCGGAATAGTCTGGATTTGAAGGTATCCGGAAAAGATACTGCTGGTGATCTGGCTATTTACCAGTCGACTCTAATGTCTCCAAAGAGTGGTCCGCCCTTGCACATACATTTTTATCAGGATGAAATTTTTTATGTACTGGAGGGAGAATACCTGTTTCAGGTAGGAGAGGAAAAATACGAGCTGAAACCCGGAGATACTATATTTCTGCCCCGGAATGTACCCCATACCTGGGTTCAACTGCACGATACCGGGAAAATGCTTGTGGTTTTACAGCCTGCCGGAAAAATGGAGGAATTCTTTTTAAAAGTAGCTTCCTTGGATCATGAAGCTACCCCTGGAGAGATGGCTAAAATTATAGAAGCCCATGATCAGAAAGTAGTAGGTCCTCCTTTAAAGGTTGACTGA
- a CDS encoding SDR family oxidoreductase → MTGRICMITGANSGIGKVTALELAKQGMEIIMVCRDNKRGEEARKEIIAQSNNQKVHLYQCDLGIQADIVKLVQKIQQDFTSLDILINNAGLVLTERQTTQDGYEATFAINHLGPFLLTNLLLELLKKGKEPRIITVSSEAHRLARLNFNNLASPANYGAWVAYGNSKLANILFTKYLAELVSPFGITANCLHPGVVATRFGKGNSGWIGTFFSIFSPFLITAQKGAETTVYLATSPEVKQITGEYFNKKKPKTPSKEALSRYNAEKLWELSINLTNLEKHLSTVKMLSESN, encoded by the coding sequence ATGACTGGCAGAATTTGTATGATTACTGGAGCAAATTCAGGTATTGGAAAAGTTACCGCTCTGGAACTGGCAAAACAGGGCATGGAAATTATTATGGTATGCCGGGATAATAAAAGAGGAGAGGAAGCCCGGAAGGAAATCATAGCACAAAGCAATAACCAGAAGGTACACTTGTACCAATGTGATCTTGGCATACAGGCCGATATTGTAAAGCTGGTACAGAAAATTCAGCAGGATTTTACATCTCTGGATATTCTCATTAACAATGCAGGATTAGTTTTAACAGAACGTCAAACCACTCAGGACGGTTATGAAGCCACTTTTGCTATTAATCATCTAGGGCCATTTCTGCTCACCAATCTATTATTAGAACTGCTCAAAAAAGGCAAAGAACCCCGTATTATTACGGTTTCTTCTGAAGCACATCGTTTGGCCAGACTCAATTTTAATAACCTTGCTTCACCCGCCAATTATGGCGCCTGGGTAGCTTATGGAAATTCTAAACTGGCCAATATTCTTTTTACAAAATATCTGGCTGAACTGGTTTCACCTTTCGGCATTACGGCCAACTGCCTGCATCCTGGGGTGGTAGCAACCAGGTTTGGTAAGGGAAACAGTGGTTGGATTGGTACATTTTTCAGTATATTCAGTCCTTTTCTGATTACTGCCCAAAAAGGAGCTGAAACAACTGTTTATCTGGCTACTTCACCGGAAGTGAAACAAATAACAGGAGAATATTTTAATAAAAAGAAACCGAAAACACCCAGCAAAGAAGCCTTAAGCCGCTATAATGCCGAGAAATTATGGGAGCTGAGTATTAACCTTACCAATCTGGAAAAACATTTGTCAACCGTAAAAATGCTTAGTGAATCGAATTAA
- the purQ gene encoding phosphoribosylformylglycinamidine synthase subunit PurQ, whose translation MKFGIVIFPGSNCDEDIIYTLHHTLGQEVVKLWHKDTDLQGCECIVLPGGFSYGDYLRSGAIARFSPIMEKVIEHANNGGYLIGICNGFQILTEAGLLPGALLHNIGQKFICRNVYLKPESQSAALTSRLDASKAYKIPIAHAEGRYYADGQTLQQLKDNDQILFRYCNENGQVDEAANPNGSAENIAGICNVQKNVFGMMPHPERAAESALGNTDGKAILEGLLTQVLA comes from the coding sequence ATGAAATTTGGCATCGTTATTTTTCCTGGTTCCAACTGCGATGAAGATATTATTTATACCCTGCATCATACCTTGGGTCAGGAAGTGGTAAAACTCTGGCACAAAGACACCGATTTGCAAGGATGCGAGTGTATTGTGTTGCCTGGAGGATTTTCGTATGGAGATTACCTTCGTTCCGGTGCTATTGCTAGGTTTTCGCCCATTATGGAAAAAGTAATAGAACATGCCAATAATGGCGGTTATCTGATTGGAATATGTAATGGTTTTCAAATACTCACCGAAGCAGGTTTGTTGCCAGGTGCTTTACTCCATAACATTGGTCAGAAATTTATTTGTAGAAATGTGTATCTGAAGCCAGAATCTCAATCAGCCGCTTTAACCAGCCGTCTGGATGCCAGTAAAGCCTACAAAATTCCAATAGCCCATGCCGAAGGCCGCTATTATGCCGATGGGCAAACCTTGCAGCAATTAAAAGACAACGACCAGATTTTATTCCGCTATTGCAACGAAAATGGACAAGTAGACGAAGCCGCTAATCCCAATGGTTCGGCCGAAAATATTGCCGGTATTTGTAATGTCCAGAAAAATGTGTTTGGCATGATGCCTCATCCCGAAAGAGCCGCTGAGTCAGCCTTAGGCAATACAGACGGCAAAGCCATTCTGGAAGGATTATTAACACAGGTGCTGGCATAA
- a CDS encoding helix-turn-helix domain-containing protein, translated as MRYIKKITDKQKQDLEKIHKDSKSYQERNRCQCILLSNQGYQVQKLASIFQVSQLSIYKWFDRFEKTGVVGLKNQKGKGRKPILTTSNATHVEVVENSIEKEKQQLKLAKREIEAKLGTAMSEMTLKRFLKKLTTDGNVSVNG; from the coding sequence ATGCGTTATATCAAGAAGATTACAGACAAGCAAAAACAAGACTTAGAGAAGATTCATAAAGATAGTAAAAGTTATCAGGAACGTAACCGTTGCCAATGTATACTGTTATCCAATCAAGGCTATCAAGTACAGAAGTTAGCAAGCATTTTTCAAGTAAGTCAGTTAAGTATTTATAAGTGGTTTGATCGCTTTGAGAAAACAGGTGTGGTAGGGTTAAAGAACCAAAAAGGGAAAGGCAGAAAACCCATCCTTACTACCAGTAATGCTACCCATGTTGAAGTAGTGGAAAATAGCATAGAGAAAGAAAAACAACAACTTAAATTAGCTAAGCGAGAGATAGAAGCTAAATTAGGCACGGCTATGAGTGAGATGACCTTGAAGCGGTTTTTAAAAAAATTGACTACCGATGGAAACGTTTCCGTAAATGGATAA
- a CDS encoding IS630 family transposase — protein sequence MQNKEAYEQKVKRLHALLYLAQTGSIDLYFGDESGFCLTPCVPYGWIKKGEHAPILSQRSTRINVFGLLSTNNELLTYQKSGSLNADFIIECVEAFSTSISKFTVIVLDNASWHTCGLWEVKKEEWEQKGLYIFLLPKYSPHLNRIERFWKQVKYHWLKAEDYLSVEALKEALYTIFSGLGTYFKLDFKKLEVDENIILNCV from the coding sequence TTGCAAAACAAAGAAGCATATGAGCAGAAAGTCAAGCGATTACATGCTTTGCTTTATTTGGCACAGACAGGCAGTATAGATTTATATTTTGGAGACGAATCAGGGTTTTGCCTTACCCCTTGTGTACCTTATGGATGGATCAAAAAAGGCGAACACGCCCCTATTTTATCCCAAAGAAGTACAAGGATAAATGTATTTGGCTTGTTAAGTACAAATAATGAGTTGCTTACTTATCAGAAAAGTGGGAGTCTAAACGCTGACTTTATCATTGAATGTGTAGAGGCCTTCTCAACATCTATTTCCAAGTTTACTGTCATAGTCTTAGACAACGCCTCCTGGCATACATGTGGCCTATGGGAAGTCAAAAAAGAAGAATGGGAACAGAAAGGATTATACATCTTTTTGCTGCCTAAGTATAGTCCTCATCTTAACAGGATCGAACGATTTTGGAAGCAGGTGAAATATCATTGGCTCAAAGCCGAAGACTATCTGTCTGTAGAAGCGCTTAAGGAGGCACTTTATACCATCTTTTCAGGATTGGGTACTTACTTTAAACTTGATTTTAAAAAACTTGAAGTAGATGAAAATATTATACTTAATTGTGTTTAA
- a CDS encoding GAF domain-containing protein, whose protein sequence is MINATLKLSCTEFPYKSSLCLVPIIKYWQQKAQDKNPLVAALAREAEKLVETAPELLEAITDVSVIERYKDTIELLMSAVFPQVTHATNLSAAITPFGNYSFYHTPTFAASMLNKDSHIQYPPSLDTQKMMGSKVFYACSLILKQFYGIEVSLDKTSSFQVTDAVTGLDKYYKMTVDARFVEVKAIGTPRKLSPEEIQHLLNNFQDMDLWMKHLGPEQFEFSGFMIFSLTDISDQQILSSLKYNLLEKESIISDEKFTQIQRKVRNLLNRPELKLGIGAFQKRRNTMVNFGQKICHSFIFRDIQGMSCSMGMHEFYRNFMEQAKPLIIEDLATAPVAQDVKDQFIGQDIRNMVFIPLFYDEVMIGVLELGSPYARDLHSLSLLKLEETLPMFALAVKRSFEEQEARIEAVVKEKFTAIHPSVEWRFTEAAMNLLEKQDKGETVEIEPIVFNEVYPLYGASDIRNSSIERNKAIQQDLTMQLSLAKRLLEEALKYQSLPILEKLNLATAKHIERIKNGLLSDAEITVHDFLKREIEPVIEHLSEAQPILQADIESYWHALDPELGVVYQKRKDFEDSLTQINETLSAYIEEEEVKAQQMFPHYFEKYKTDGIEYNMYIGASLVEEMSFHPIYLKNLRLWQLITMCEIAKRTKALKSQLKIPLETTQLILSHNLPLSIRFRMDERHFDVDGAYNIRYEIIKKRIDKAVIKGTNERLTQPGKIVIIYSQANEAFEYNDYIEYLQDKNLLTGKIERVELEDLQGVQGLKAIRVEVNLAETEPKKKSSTKQIMEMVQAYAAG, encoded by the coding sequence ATGATCAACGCTACACTTAAACTAAGTTGCACTGAGTTCCCCTATAAATCCTCCCTCTGCCTGGTGCCTATTATTAAATACTGGCAACAAAAAGCCCAGGATAAAAATCCATTGGTGGCTGCGCTTGCCCGTGAAGCAGAAAAACTGGTAGAAACTGCACCCGAACTACTCGAAGCAATTACGGATGTATCTGTAATTGAACGGTATAAAGACACAATTGAATTGCTCATGTCAGCTGTTTTTCCGCAGGTGACTCATGCAACAAACCTGAGTGCTGCCATTACCCCTTTCGGAAATTACAGTTTCTATCATACGCCTACTTTCGCAGCCAGTATGCTTAATAAGGACAGCCACATCCAGTATCCGCCTAGCCTCGATACTCAGAAAATGATGGGAAGCAAAGTATTTTATGCTTGTTCATTAATTCTGAAACAGTTTTATGGAATAGAGGTATCGCTTGATAAAACTTCCAGTTTCCAGGTAACAGATGCCGTAACCGGTCTGGATAAATATTATAAAATGACGGTGGATGCCCGGTTTGTGGAAGTGAAAGCCATTGGTACGCCCAGGAAACTTTCTCCCGAAGAAATTCAACACCTGCTCAATAATTTCCAGGATATGGATTTGTGGATGAAGCATCTGGGTCCGGAGCAGTTTGAGTTCAGTGGTTTTATGATATTTAGCCTGACAGATATTTCCGATCAGCAAATTTTATCCTCGCTTAAGTATAACCTGCTCGAAAAAGAATCTATCATTTCAGATGAGAAGTTCACCCAGATTCAGCGTAAAGTCAGAAATCTGCTTAACCGTCCGGAGTTGAAATTAGGTATTGGCGCTTTTCAAAAAAGGCGTAATACAATGGTGAATTTTGGCCAGAAAATATGCCATAGTTTTATTTTCAGGGATATACAAGGCATGAGCTGTTCGATGGGTATGCACGAATTTTACCGGAATTTTATGGAACAGGCCAAACCTTTGATTATTGAGGACCTGGCTACTGCGCCTGTGGCCCAGGACGTAAAAGACCAGTTTATCGGGCAGGATATCCGCAACATGGTATTTATTCCCTTATTTTATGACGAAGTGATGATTGGTGTACTGGAATTAGGTTCTCCCTATGCCCGTGATTTGCATAGCCTAAGCCTGCTGAAACTGGAAGAAACATTGCCTATGTTCGCACTGGCTGTAAAACGCAGCTTTGAAGAACAGGAGGCCCGCATTGAAGCCGTAGTGAAAGAAAAATTCACTGCCATACATCCCAGTGTGGAATGGCGGTTTACGGAAGCGGCTATGAACCTGCTGGAAAAACAGGATAAAGGAGAAACCGTAGAAATAGAGCCTATCGTATTTAATGAAGTATATCCTTTGTATGGTGCTTCTGATATCCGGAATTCGTCCATTGAGCGCAACAAGGCTATTCAACAGGATTTAACTATGCAGCTTTCCTTAGCTAAACGTTTGCTGGAAGAAGCGCTCAAATATCAGTCATTGCCTATTCTGGAAAAACTGAATCTGGCCACAGCCAAACACATAGAGCGGATAAAAAATGGCTTATTATCAGATGCTGAAATTACCGTGCACGATTTTCTGAAGCGGGAAATTGAGCCAGTGATCGAACATTTATCTGAAGCACAGCCTATTTTACAGGCCGATATTGAAAGTTACTGGCATGCGCTTGATCCGGAACTGGGCGTGGTATATCAGAAGAGAAAAGATTTTGAAGACAGCCTTACCCAGATCAATGAAACACTTTCGGCGTATATCGAGGAAGAAGAAGTAAAAGCGCAACAGATGTTCCCGCATTATTTCGAGAAATATAAAACGGATGGAATTGAATACAATATGTATATCGGTGCTTCACTGGTAGAAGAGATGAGTTTTCATCCGATTTACCTGAAAAACCTCCGCTTATGGCAACTTATTACCATGTGCGAAATCGCTAAGCGTACCAAAGCATTAAAATCCCAGCTAAAAATACCTCTCGAAACTACGCAACTGATATTGTCCCATAATCTGCCCTTATCTATCCGGTTCCGTATGGACGAGCGGCATTTCGATGTGGATGGAGCCTATAACATCCGCTATGAGATTATCAAAAAGCGTATTGATAAAGCGGTAATTAAAGGGACGAATGAAAGGCTCACCCAGCCAGGTAAAATTGTAATTATATATTCCCAGGCTAACGAAGCTTTTGAATACAATGATTATATTGAATACTTGCAGGATAAAAATCTGCTCACCGGCAAAATTGAGCGGGTCGAATTAGAAGATCTCCAAGGAGTGCAAGGCTTAAAAGCCATCCGTGTAGAAGTAAATCTGGCTGAAACAGAACCCAAGAAAAAATCTTCTACCAAGCAAATCATGGAGATGGTACAAGCATATGCAGCAGGATAA
- the eboE gene encoding metabolite traffic protein EboE, whose protein sequence is MRIGNTIHLTYCTNIHPGESWAQVFDTLKTYLLPLKERLSPDADMGIGLRLSDLASRELIEPVELHAFKQWLETHHLYVFTMNGFPYGGFHGQVVKDNVYKPDWTTLERLEYTIRLARILAQLLPAGIEGGISTSPISYKPWFEGNKQAMNEAFEIGALHLTKVAEALTHLGIETGRSIHIDIEPEPDCLIENTTELIDFFQHKLLPIGSGYLMEKMAITSAVAEEVLLKRIQVCYDVCHFAVEYETPALVFDRLAQANINIGKIQISAALKAQLPHEKIAREAIARRFQSLAESTYLHQVIARNSDETFTFYPDLPQALPHIYEAQAEEWRTHFHVPVFVSDYENLQSTQDEIIEVLRLNQSRQLTQHLEVETYTWEVLPTSIKVDLYHSIAREMEWVKQQLS, encoded by the coding sequence ATGCGTATCGGAAATACTATTCACCTTACTTACTGCACCAACATCCACCCCGGTGAAAGCTGGGCACAGGTATTTGACACGCTCAAAACCTATCTGCTTCCTCTCAAAGAAAGATTGTCGCCGGATGCCGATATGGGCATTGGATTGCGTTTATCAGACCTGGCTAGCCGCGAACTAATAGAACCAGTAGAACTACATGCATTTAAACAATGGCTGGAGACTCATCACTTATATGTATTTACTATGAATGGTTTTCCCTATGGTGGGTTTCATGGACAGGTAGTGAAAGACAATGTCTACAAACCAGACTGGACTACCCTGGAACGTTTGGAATATACCATCCGGCTGGCTCGTATTTTGGCGCAGTTGCTGCCTGCCGGTATAGAAGGAGGAATTTCTACATCTCCCATTTCATATAAACCCTGGTTTGAAGGAAATAAACAGGCCATGAACGAGGCATTTGAAATAGGGGCACTTCATTTAACCAAAGTAGCAGAAGCACTAACGCACCTGGGTATTGAAACTGGCCGGAGCATCCATATTGATATTGAACCGGAACCAGACTGCCTAATCGAGAATACAACCGAACTGATTGATTTTTTTCAGCATAAACTATTGCCTATTGGGAGTGGCTACCTGATGGAAAAAATGGCCATCACCTCTGCCGTAGCCGAAGAAGTATTACTCAAACGCATACAGGTATGTTATGATGTATGTCATTTTGCTGTAGAATATGAAACCCCGGCCTTGGTATTCGACCGGCTGGCACAGGCAAATATTAATATTGGTAAGATACAGATCAGTGCTGCCTTAAAAGCGCAGTTACCTCATGAAAAGATTGCCAGAGAAGCCATTGCCCGGCGTTTTCAGTCACTGGCAGAATCTACCTATCTGCACCAGGTAATCGCCCGCAACAGCGACGAAACCTTTACTTTTTATCCCGATTTACCACAAGCACTGCCACATATTTACGAAGCACAGGCTGAAGAGTGGCGAACGCACTTTCACGTACCTGTTTTTGTGAGCGATTATGAAAATCTGCAATCCACTCAGGATGAAATTATAGAAGTACTCCGCCTCAACCAAAGCCGGCAGCTCACCCAGCATCTGGAAGTAGAAACCTATACCTGGGAAGTATTACCCACTTCTATTAAAGTGGATTTGTATCATTCTATTGCCAGAGAAATGGAATGGGTAAAGCAGCAGTTATCCTAG
- a CDS encoding T9SS type A sorting domain-containing protein yields MKPYVLIALLLMLSAKQILAQTSSELSFHQNYRNKPEGGSEQIQVKTFPNPFAEQIQFQFDIIELSQVSITVFDITGNKIAVLMDKMLEKESYKLNWKPSQQLSGMYIYVFSAGKTRKTGKILLLNKRI; encoded by the coding sequence ATGAAACCCTATGTATTGATCGCTCTACTTTTGATGTTGAGTGCCAAGCAGATATTAGCTCAGACTTCCTCTGAATTATCCTTTCACCAAAATTACAGAAATAAGCCAGAAGGAGGCAGTGAACAAATACAAGTAAAAACCTTTCCCAATCCTTTTGCAGAACAAATACAATTTCAATTCGATATCATAGAGCTATCCCAGGTTAGTATTACAGTATTTGATATTACAGGAAATAAAATTGCTGTGCTGATGGATAAAATGTTAGAAAAGGAATCCTATAAGCTAAACTGGAAACCTTCGCAACAATTATCTGGAATGTACATATATGTGTTCTCTGCCGGTAAAACCCGAAAAACTGGTAAAATTCTGCTATTAAATAAGCGCATTTGA
- a CDS encoding LOG family protein, whose protein sequence is MKKITVFCGSNAGNIEAYIKVTDQLARVLVEQGISLIYGAGKVGLMGRLADGVLRRGGEVIGVIPEKLVRKEGVHKGISVLHIVKTMHERNALMAELCDGFIALPGGKIEEIIELFTWSQAGDHNKACGLLNIDGYYDKRLAFMQVMTDDKFPKAKSEDMLIIEKNPVVMIQQMQEMELEHVVK, encoded by the coding sequence ATGAAAAAAATAACTGTCTTTTGTGGCTCCAATGCCGGAAATATTGAAGCATACATAAAGGTTACAGATCAACTTGCTCGTGTGCTGGTAGAACAGGGAATTAGTTTAATATATGGAGCCGGTAAGGTAGGCCTAATGGGCAGGCTGGCAGATGGTGTATTGCGAAGGGGAGGCGAAGTAATTGGGGTAATTCCCGAAAAATTGGTGCGAAAAGAGGGGGTACATAAAGGTATATCGGTGCTGCATATTGTAAAAACCATGCATGAAAGAAATGCTTTAATGGCCGAACTTTGCGATGGTTTTATTGCCCTCCCAGGCGGAAAGATAGAAGAAATTATAGAATTGTTTACCTGGTCACAAGCAGGAGATCATAATAAAGCTTGCGGATTGCTGAATATAGATGGTTATTATGATAAACGGCTGGCGTTTATGCAAGTGATGACTGATGATAAATTCCCGAAAGCCAAAAGCGAAGATATGCTGATTATCGAAAAAAATCCTGTAGTGATGATTCAGCAAATGCAAGAAATGGAATTAGAACATGTAGTCAAATAG